In one Niallia taxi genomic region, the following are encoded:
- a CDS encoding YdhK family protein, producing MKWKLLSLPILSAALIMGGCSSTDDKETEDSASESHMHTGTSEIPEDLELAANPKYIEGSQVTILADHMEGMDGAEGTVLSAYDTTAYEVSYTPVDGGEKVNNHKWVVQEEIKNAGDEKLAPGTEVTLEADHMEGMKGAEAVIDAAKETTVYIVDYTPTNGGKKVTDHKWLTEDELEARE from the coding sequence ATGAAGTGGAAGCTGCTTAGTTTACCTATATTATCAGCTGCCCTAATAATGGGTGGCTGCTCTTCAACTGATGATAAAGAAACAGAGGATTCGGCTAGTGAGAGTCACATGCATACAGGAACAAGCGAAATTCCTGAGGATCTAGAGCTTGCTGCTAATCCGAAATACATCGAGGGCAGTCAGGTCACCATTCTTGCAGACCATATGGAAGGCATGGATGGAGCAGAAGGAACTGTGCTGAGTGCCTATGATACGACTGCATATGAGGTTTCCTATACGCCTGTTGATGGAGGCGAAAAGGTGAATAATCATAAATGGGTTGTTCAGGAGGAAATCAAGAACGCAGGCGATGAGAAGCTTGCCCCAGGAACGGAAGTAACATTAGAAGCAGATCATATGGAAGGCATGAAAGGTGCAGAAGCAGTAATCGATGCGGCAAAGGAAACAACAGTTTACATAGTCGACTATACACCGACAAATGGCGGAAAAAAAGTAACAGATCATAAGTGGCTGACAGAGGATGAGTTGGAAGCTAGAGAGTGA
- a CDS encoding phospholipase D-like domain-containing protein, which yields MIIVIFYLLYSVIFGIVIFKFNHPQVSNDYKEQHKVERFYGKEESQDRAILLEEKTFAGYARVNLMENAQESIDVAYYAIHKGYITDLILGMILDAADRGVKVRILLDGFSHGLRFSLKDDQYALINHPNVELKFYEPLNVLKPWTWNNRFHDKLLIIDHKYAVIGGRNIGNRYFVQEGEKNPTNDRDVLIINTKPETAEGSVLKQMESYFDEVWNNPIVMPPYNKLSSRQQTKAKEANKQLKQKLDDLRNTDKKIFNNYYDWVSMSLPTKKITFIHNPIQRFNKEPWVWYDLTNLMKKTKNSLVIQSPYVIPTKPMLPYLNNLQIPADKITVLTNSLASTANVMAYSGHIKHINAMVTKNVNVYEYQGADSIHAKTFIFDDQVSAIGAFNMDSRSTFLNTESMVIIDSPVFTEKLKTEMNHYFKHSLKVARDQSYEENPDLKPGKVSWIKTYGVKGLSYITGLFQHLL from the coding sequence ATGATAATTGTTATTTTTTATTTATTGTATAGCGTTATATTCGGTATTGTTATTTTTAAATTTAATCACCCACAGGTTAGTAACGACTATAAGGAACAGCATAAAGTAGAAAGATTTTATGGCAAGGAAGAGTCACAGGATCGGGCAATTTTATTAGAAGAAAAAACCTTTGCTGGTTATGCCCGTGTCAACTTAATGGAAAATGCTCAGGAATCTATTGATGTTGCTTATTATGCGATCCATAAAGGCTATATTACCGATTTAATATTAGGGATGATTTTGGATGCAGCAGACCGCGGGGTTAAGGTTAGAATTCTTTTGGATGGGTTTTCTCATGGTCTTCGCTTTAGTTTAAAGGATGATCAATATGCCCTTATCAATCATCCAAATGTGGAGCTGAAATTTTACGAACCATTAAATGTTTTAAAGCCGTGGACTTGGAATAATCGGTTTCATGATAAATTACTTATTATTGATCATAAGTATGCGGTTATTGGCGGCAGAAATATTGGCAATCGTTATTTTGTTCAGGAGGGTGAGAAAAACCCGACGAATGACCGGGATGTGCTGATAATTAATACGAAGCCAGAAACAGCCGAAGGCAGTGTTTTGAAGCAAATGGAATCTTATTTTGATGAGGTTTGGAATAATCCAATTGTAATGCCTCCTTATAACAAGCTGTCATCACGTCAACAAACGAAAGCAAAGGAAGCTAACAAGCAATTAAAACAGAAGCTCGATGATTTGCGTAATACAGATAAAAAAATATTCAATAACTATTATGATTGGGTGAGTATGTCTTTGCCTACAAAGAAAATCACCTTTATTCATAATCCGATCCAAAGATTTAATAAGGAGCCTTGGGTTTGGTATGATTTAACAAACCTCATGAAAAAGACGAAAAATTCGTTAGTCATTCAAAGCCCATATGTTATTCCGACAAAACCGATGCTTCCTTATCTCAATAACTTACAGATACCTGCAGACAAGATAACAGTGTTAACAAACTCGTTAGCATCAACAGCCAATGTTATGGCCTATTCAGGGCATATTAAACATATTAACGCAATGGTAACAAAGAATGTGAATGTGTATGAATACCAAGGGGCTGACTCTATTCATGCCAAAACATTTATCTTTGACGATCAAGTGAGTGCGATTGGTGCCTTTAATATGGATTCACGGTCGACATTTTTAAATACTGAGTCCATGGTCATCATTGACAGTCCAGTGTTTACCGAAAAACTCAAAACAGAAATGAACCACTATTTCAAGCATAGCTTGAAGGTAGCACGGGATCAATCGTACGAGGAGAACCCTGACTTAAAACCAGGCAAGGTAAGCTGGATTAAAACATATGGTGTGAAGGGACTATCCTATATAACTGGGTTATTTCAGCATTTATTATAA
- a CDS encoding NCS1 family transporter — protein MSTNLASQSLAEVKVPNGGEVDESLMPKSSGARTVGSLSYMFMWIGDGVNLGNMTLGASLIVAGAATLNLVQTFVAAIIAIGIISLFFTLNDRLGYKTGIPYVMQLRMSFGIKGSFITALLRGIPAIIWFGFQSWIGGTALNEIAKIVTGGSFDNTVICFVVIQLVQIILSLYGFHAIKWVEILASVVIMLGLVYVFYVLMASHREIIAERWVHSEGTWGLPFFAFIMVFLGNYAAIFLSAADYSRELKAGISTKKRGILYFSPIFIAYGFVLTIGAMLASATGISNPVKAFAIVVDNPYITAAVSAFIVIGAVAVNMVANIIPPTYVITMLTKLKYKVAVVITGLLAFCSFPWVLVQDDSAAGLNTFVLIYSAFLGPIVAILLVEYYLLRKQTVNVDDIYNENGPFAGFNPCALIAMLLGAGAAFIEVDLGWIVGVIVGGASYFLLMKYTFKDSVFKKGTIFER, from the coding sequence ATGTCTACAAACTTAGCAAGTCAATCATTAGCAGAGGTAAAGGTCCCAAATGGGGGCGAAGTCGATGAATCATTAATGCCGAAATCAAGTGGAGCGAGGACAGTTGGTTCGCTTTCCTATATGTTTATGTGGATTGGTGATGGCGTCAATTTAGGGAATATGACCTTAGGAGCAAGCTTGATTGTTGCAGGAGCAGCAACATTAAACCTTGTGCAAACATTCGTGGCTGCGATTATTGCGATTGGCATCATTTCTTTATTTTTCACTTTGAATGATCGACTCGGCTATAAGACGGGCATACCTTACGTAATGCAGCTTAGAATGTCATTTGGAATAAAGGGAAGCTTTATTACTGCCTTATTACGAGGCATTCCAGCAATTATTTGGTTTGGTTTTCAAAGCTGGATTGGCGGCACTGCCTTAAATGAGATTGCCAAGATAGTAACAGGCGGTTCCTTCGATAATACGGTGATTTGTTTTGTGGTGATTCAGCTAGTGCAAATCATCCTTTCTCTGTACGGCTTCCATGCCATTAAATGGGTCGAAATTCTAGCTTCGGTTGTAATTATGCTTGGTTTAGTTTATGTATTCTATGTGCTTATGGCTTCACACAGAGAAATCATCGCAGAGAGATGGGTTCATTCTGAGGGTACATGGGGGCTGCCGTTCTTCGCCTTTATTATGGTATTCCTTGGAAACTATGCAGCCATCTTTTTAAGTGCAGCTGATTATTCTCGTGAGCTGAAGGCAGGCATCAGCACTAAAAAACGGGGAATCTTATATTTCTCGCCGATTTTTATCGCGTATGGCTTTGTTCTTACGATTGGCGCAATGCTTGCATCTGCAACAGGCATTTCTAACCCTGTTAAGGCGTTTGCGATTGTTGTTGACAATCCGTACATTACGGCAGCAGTTTCGGCATTCATCGTTATTGGTGCAGTCGCAGTTAACATGGTTGCAAATATCATTCCACCGACATATGTAATCACAATGCTGACAAAGTTGAAGTATAAGGTTGCTGTTGTCATAACAGGTCTGCTGGCATTTTGCTCATTTCCTTGGGTGCTTGTTCAAGATGATTCTGCTGCTGGCTTGAATACATTTGTGTTAATCTACTCTGCCTTTTTAGGTCCGATTGTAGCTATCCTGCTCGTAGAATACTATCTTTTGAGAAAACAAACTGTGAATGTTGATGATATATATAACGAAAATGGCCCATTTGCCGGCTTTAATCCATGTGCCCTCATTGCGATGCTGCTTGGTGCAGGCGCTGCCTTCATTGAAGTAGACTTAGGCTGGATTGTCGGAGTTATTGTTGGCGGAGCTTCCTATTTCTTACTGATGAAATATACGTTTAAAGACTCTGTGTTCAAAAAAGGGACCATTTTTGAAAGATAA
- a CDS encoding sialidase family protein gives MKKLMLVVSSLMMIGLMIGMYFYEKQRSSKPVTQKEKLEAQVKEMEQTGPEVLQPMVADEEISYTLQNDELSITYNNGETWTKVPINKELLFQGEYNGNEQELIEHSYIINNKIAAFLYANTTEGYQNKLLLKYSFDKGKTWEETVITDKIIGLRFRKVDFLNESFGYVIISGERTMSFEASTVFLTHDGGSSWQETANSGVTRLISDGGFIDESTGFLSFGTINPEEPDVYVTEDGGETWTNAVFQIPDEYKRIFVTAEVPIKEGNHLAVLVNQGANGDYKGGKVKGKFLSDDNGKTWEFQQEVEPNE, from the coding sequence ATGAAAAAATTAATGTTAGTAGTAAGCAGCTTAATGATGATTGGTCTAATGATTGGGATGTATTTTTATGAAAAGCAAAGAAGCAGCAAGCCTGTGACACAAAAGGAAAAGCTTGAAGCACAGGTGAAGGAAATGGAACAGACAGGGCCGGAAGTATTGCAGCCAATGGTTGCAGATGAAGAAATTAGCTACACTTTGCAAAATGACGAGTTAAGTATAACGTACAATAATGGGGAGACTTGGACAAAGGTTCCAATAAATAAGGAGCTTTTATTTCAAGGAGAGTATAACGGGAACGAGCAAGAATTAATAGAGCACAGCTATATAATAAATAACAAAATCGCAGCCTTCTTATATGCAAACACCACAGAAGGGTACCAAAACAAGCTGCTGTTAAAGTACTCTTTTGATAAAGGGAAGACGTGGGAAGAGACAGTGATCACAGACAAAATAATAGGTTTGCGCTTTCGAAAGGTTGATTTCTTAAATGAAAGCTTTGGTTATGTCATTATCTCAGGGGAAAGAACCATGTCATTTGAAGCCTCGACCGTTTTTTTAACACATGATGGCGGAAGTTCATGGCAGGAAACGGCTAATTCAGGCGTAACAAGGTTAATTTCAGATGGCGGCTTTATTGATGAAAGCACTGGCTTTTTATCCTTTGGCACGATTAACCCAGAGGAACCTGATGTTTATGTCACAGAGGATGGCGGAGAAACATGGACAAATGCTGTCTTTCAAATTCCTGATGAGTACAAACGAATCTTTGTCACTGCAGAAGTGCCTATTAAGGAAGGAAATCATTTAGCTGTATTGGTGAATCAAGGAGCAAATGGTGACTATAAAGGCGGAAAGGTTAAGGGTAAATTCCTATCCGACGATAACGGGAAAACATGGGAGTTTCAACAGGAGGTAGAGCCAAATGAATAA
- a CDS encoding TetR/AcrR family transcriptional regulator, which yields METTVAKSDPRVLRTRQLILDAFTILIQEKDFKDITVKDITEKATINRATFYAHFLDKYELLDLTLLDGFRETLHQRLSCHAVFNENSLSSLFYVMCQYHQELSGQCAKNYESLGDHFQNKMIEAVHDVILHLLEHEANPKEEHIAIATTLSWGIYGASYSWNKEGRKISAEELVAKMVPIWVSGLDHYFKG from the coding sequence ATGGAAACGACCGTAGCAAAAAGCGACCCACGAGTACTTAGGACGAGACAGCTTATATTGGATGCTTTTACTATTTTGATCCAGGAGAAGGATTTCAAAGACATAACAGTCAAGGATATCACGGAAAAAGCAACCATCAATAGGGCAACCTTTTATGCGCATTTCCTTGATAAATATGAGCTGTTGGATCTGACATTACTGGATGGTTTTAGAGAAACGCTGCACCAGCGTCTATCTTGTCACGCCGTGTTCAACGAAAATTCACTGAGCAGTTTATTTTACGTTATGTGCCAATACCATCAAGAATTAAGCGGCCAATGTGCCAAAAACTATGAATCTCTCGGCGATCACTTCCAGAACAAAATGATTGAAGCAGTTCATGATGTGATTCTCCATTTGTTGGAGCATGAAGCAAATCCGAAGGAGGAGCATATTGCGATTGCTACAACATTGAGCTGGGGAATATACGGAGCAAGCTATTCCTGGAACAAGGAAGGCAGAAAAATATCGGCAGAAGAGCTTGTCGCAAAGATGGTGCCAATATGGGTCAGCGGATTGGACCATTATTTTAAAGGATAA
- a CDS encoding MFS transporter, producing the protein MVESSTAKQLQDNKVEDNNSKMPLKRVLAYASTDTAGNLLYCTLTSFIMYFYTDVFGISIAATGTILLVARIFDALDAPIWGLIIDHTNTKWGKNRPYWLWLAIPFGVIFFLTFLAPDLSASAKVIYALVTYILMGIVYTGIATPITAILPNLTNNSNERVRLNSWRSNGGMIGYLITATFTLPLVAFFGNGNDKLGFQVTVAIYAVIAIALMLFAFSGTREINTKSIKSIPIRQSFRAVKGNWPWITLVLAFIFYWLGNTSRTSTLIYYSQYNLDHKNLASILNGLVVFQMISITIIPFIVKKFLKTHTQILGFAIAAIGQIIIAFAGASTSMIIFGWVIASLGTGIAVTLPFAMLSDTVDYGEWKTGIRASGFLTAIGSSFCIKIGAGLGSFIPSIIMDKAGYVANATQTASSLAAIKFCFTWLPAIFFIVGAIIMMNYKKYEKNEERVRDELLLKR; encoded by the coding sequence ATGGTAGAAAGCAGCACTGCTAAACAGCTACAAGACAACAAGGTAGAGGATAATAACTCAAAAATGCCTTTAAAACGAGTTTTGGCATATGCAAGTACAGATACTGCCGGAAATTTGCTATATTGTACACTAACTAGCTTTATCATGTACTTTTATACAGATGTTTTTGGAATTTCAATTGCTGCAACGGGAACTATTTTGCTTGTTGCTCGGATTTTTGATGCCCTTGATGCACCGATTTGGGGATTAATCATTGACCATACAAATACAAAATGGGGTAAAAATCGTCCATATTGGCTCTGGCTGGCAATCCCGTTTGGCGTAATATTCTTTTTAACCTTTTTAGCTCCAGACCTATCAGCAAGTGCAAAAGTCATTTATGCGTTAGTCACGTACATTTTAATGGGGATTGTTTACACAGGAATTGCCACACCCATTACGGCAATCCTGCCGAATTTAACGAATAACTCTAATGAACGTGTCCGTTTAAATTCATGGCGCAGCAATGGTGGAATGATTGGCTATTTAATCACAGCAACCTTCACACTGCCACTTGTTGCATTTTTTGGGAACGGCAATGATAAATTAGGGTTCCAAGTAACGGTTGCCATCTATGCCGTTATTGCTATCGCACTTATGCTGTTTGCCTTCTCTGGTACGAGAGAAATCAATACGAAAAGCATTAAATCAATCCCGATTCGCCAAAGCTTCCGAGCAGTTAAAGGGAATTGGCCATGGATTACTTTAGTTCTTGCCTTTATCTTTTATTGGTTGGGCAATACATCAAGAACATCAACATTAATCTATTATTCGCAATATAATTTAGATCATAAAAACCTGGCATCCATCTTAAACGGCCTTGTTGTGTTCCAGATGATTTCTATCACGATTATTCCATTTATCGTAAAGAAATTTTTGAAAACGCACACACAAATACTAGGCTTTGCCATTGCTGCAATTGGCCAAATTATCATTGCTTTTGCAGGGGCAAGCACGTCGATGATTATCTTCGGGTGGGTAATTGCCTCACTTGGAACAGGAATTGCCGTGACATTACCATTTGCAATGCTGTCAGACACTGTTGACTATGGCGAGTGGAAAACAGGCATCCGCGCCAGCGGCTTCCTCACAGCGATCGGCAGCTCCTTCTGTATCAAAATCGGAGCAGGCCTTGGCAGCTTCATCCCATCCATCATTATGGATAAAGCAGGCTATGTCGCAAATGCAACACAAACAGCAAGCTCACTCGCAGCAATCAAATTCTGCTTCACGTGGCTGCCAGCAATCTTCTTTATTGTCGGCGCAATTATTATGATGAATTATAAGAAGTATGAAAAGAATGAAGAGAGAGTTCGAGATGAGCTGTTGTTGAAGAGATAA
- a CDS encoding FMN-dependent NADH-azoreductase produces the protein MANVLFVKANSRPADQAVSVQLYDAFLQSYKETHKEDTITELDLFEANLPYLDNDKINGMFKLARGMELTEGEKAATDLVTKYLDQFLAADKVVFGFPLWNFTVPAVLHTYLDYLSQAGKTFRYTAEGPEGLVGDKKVMLLNAAGGVYSEGPAASVELAVRYVKTILGFWGVQNPETIIIEGHNQNPDQAAEIIAAGVTKAATAAASF, from the coding sequence ATGGCAAACGTATTATTCGTAAAAGCAAACTCTCGTCCTGCTGATCAAGCAGTGAGCGTTCAATTGTATGATGCTTTCTTGCAAAGCTACAAAGAAACTCACAAAGAAGATACAATCACTGAATTGGATCTTTTTGAAGCAAACCTACCTTACTTGGACAACGACAAAATCAACGGTATGTTCAAGCTTGCTAGAGGTATGGAATTAACAGAAGGCGAAAAAGCTGCAACTGACCTTGTAACTAAATACTTGGATCAATTCCTTGCTGCTGATAAAGTAGTATTCGGTTTCCCATTGTGGAACTTCACTGTGCCTGCAGTATTGCACACATACCTTGACTACTTGAGCCAAGCAGGCAAAACTTTCCGTTATACTGCTGAAGGTCCAGAAGGACTTGTTGGCGACAAAAAAGTTATGCTATTGAACGCTGCTGGCGGCGTTTACTCTGAAGGACCTGCTGCTTCTGTTGAATTAGCAGTTCGTTACGTAAAAACAATCCTTGGATTCTGGGGCGTACAAAATCCTGAAACAATCATCATTGAAGGACACAACCAAAACCCAGACCAAGCTGCAGAAATCATTGCTGCTGGTGTTACTAAAGCTGCAACTGCTGCTGCATCATTCTAA
- a CDS encoding LysE/ArgO family amino acid transporter has product MIEAIIHGFLLALGLILPLGVQNIFIFNQGAGHAKFRNSLPAVVTASICDTLLILLSVLGVSLFLFHVVWLKTLLLIAGACFLVYMGYVTWKSKLNPEGGETLTTGKQIGFAMSVSLLNPHAIMDTVGVIGTSSLLYSGTEKQLFALACIIVSWLWFIGLAITGRMLGKVDKTGNLLVLLNKASALVMWVMAIVMAKQLL; this is encoded by the coding sequence ATGATTGAAGCAATAATTCATGGTTTTTTATTAGCACTTGGGCTTATTTTGCCTTTAGGTGTGCAGAATATATTTATTTTTAATCAAGGTGCAGGGCATGCGAAGTTTCGCAACAGCTTGCCTGCCGTTGTGACAGCAAGTATATGTGATACATTGCTGATACTCCTTTCAGTATTAGGAGTATCCTTGTTTTTATTTCATGTTGTGTGGCTAAAAACCCTGCTTCTTATCGCAGGTGCTTGTTTTCTTGTATATATGGGCTATGTGACATGGAAAAGCAAGCTAAATCCAGAGGGCGGCGAAACGCTCACCACAGGGAAACAAATCGGCTTTGCCATGTCTGTTTCCCTGTTGAATCCCCATGCCATTATGGACACTGTTGGAGTAATCGGCACAAGCTCTCTTCTGTACAGTGGGACAGAAAAGCAGCTTTTTGCCCTCGCTTGTATCATTGTATCGTGGCTTTGGTTTATTGGTCTTGCGATAACAGGAAGAATGCTTGGCAAAGTAGATAAAACGGGAAATTTGCTTGTACTGCTTAACAAAGCCTCAGCTCTTGTGATGTGGGTAATGGCAATAGTGATGGCAAAACAACTACTGTAA
- a CDS encoding allantoinase, giving the protein MFDMLIKNGTVVFPDKVQITNIGVKNGKITAIGDEFVSGANCIIDASGQYVFPGMIDVHVHFSDPGRDYWEGFRTGSQMMAAGGVTTFFDMPLNGIPSTINKEALYLKSDRGQAESYTDFALWGGLVPGNEADLAELAEEGVIGFKAFLSTTGNKEFENVDDVTLLNGMKIIAGLNKVLALHSESGPITDWLAARKIEAGQVSADDYLETRPIAAEAEAVQRALYYAEVTGCPLHFVHISSYEAIEKIEAAKKKGMNVTVETCPHYLLFNHDALREFGPVAKCAPPLRKQEEQERLIKLLIEQKFDMISSDHSPCTSDLKDSAVYNIFQAWGGISGGQFSFLSMMELALKYEIPFEQIAKITALNPAERFGLKAKGRIAEGYDADFVLVSTDDSYTVSEENFFAKNKISLYIGHTFPCKINSTINRGKLIFNDGTIQADGPEGEWIKPIQQIEIKS; this is encoded by the coding sequence ATGTTTGATATGCTTATAAAAAATGGAACGGTTGTTTTTCCAGATAAAGTCCAGATAACAAATATCGGCGTAAAGAATGGGAAAATTACTGCAATTGGAGATGAGTTTGTTTCAGGAGCAAATTGTATTATCGATGCATCTGGTCAGTATGTGTTTCCAGGCATGATAGATGTACATGTTCACTTTAGTGACCCAGGCCGTGATTACTGGGAAGGCTTCCGCACAGGCTCACAAATGATGGCAGCAGGCGGTGTGACGACATTTTTTGATATGCCGCTGAATGGCATTCCGTCGACGATCAATAAAGAAGCACTTTACCTGAAAAGTGACAGGGGGCAGGCTGAATCCTATACAGACTTTGCGCTGTGGGGCGGCTTGGTTCCAGGGAATGAAGCGGATTTAGCTGAACTTGCTGAAGAGGGAGTTATTGGCTTTAAAGCATTTCTGTCCACAACAGGCAATAAAGAATTTGAAAATGTCGATGACGTGACATTACTTAATGGCATGAAAATCATCGCTGGCTTAAACAAGGTGCTCGCCCTGCATTCGGAAAGCGGTCCGATAACGGATTGGCTCGCAGCTCGCAAAATAGAAGCAGGGCAAGTGTCGGCAGATGACTATTTGGAAACACGCCCAATTGCCGCAGAAGCAGAGGCAGTGCAGCGTGCCTTATATTATGCAGAGGTAACTGGCTGTCCGCTGCATTTTGTTCATATCAGTTCATATGAGGCAATCGAGAAGATTGAAGCAGCAAAGAAAAAAGGCATGAATGTCACAGTAGAAACATGCCCGCACTACTTGTTATTTAACCATGACGCATTGCGTGAGTTTGGACCTGTCGCAAAATGTGCTCCGCCTTTGCGTAAACAAGAGGAACAGGAAAGGCTTATTAAATTACTGATTGAGCAAAAGTTTGATATGATTTCCTCTGATCATTCACCATGTACAAGTGATTTGAAGGACTCTGCTGTATACAATATTTTTCAAGCATGGGGTGGTATTAGCGGCGGACAGTTTTCCTTCCTGTCCATGATGGAATTGGCGCTAAAATACGAGATTCCATTTGAACAAATCGCAAAAATAACTGCCTTAAATCCAGCAGAACGATTTGGACTGAAAGCAAAAGGCAGAATTGCGGAAGGCTATGATGCAGACTTTGTCCTTGTTTCTACAGATGATTCATATACTGTCAGTGAGGAAAACTTCTTTGCCAAAAATAAAATCAGCTTATATATTGGCCATACTTTTCCTTGCAAAATAAACAGTACAATTAATCGCGGCAAGCTCATTTTTAACGATGGAACAATTCAGGCAGACGGACCTGAAGGAGAATGGATAAAACCAATTCAACAAATAGAAATCAAATCCTAA
- a CDS encoding helix-turn-helix domain-containing protein — MMVELNAKALGAEIKRLRKMNKISQAQLADGICTQATISGIEAGRGYPGVDILYIISIRLKVSLEYLYKILLNDAEDYIKETEELLENLMKQKNYQEAFEICQSERKQGSRQLGYKFEQLIAWVHIVSGYYLEKYDYHTAIKELENLLDDDHPLFGQDFIDFRIQNSIAIIFAENNLFQKSLRQYKKILTYKEFLKQQHKFQIKLHYNISKLFFLQKEYTLSLEHADLGIALGKQKEDISMTGQLYFQRGECLEVLSGDIMKAIDSYRRSMFIFELLGNEQYVKMVKEQKREIFAPV, encoded by the coding sequence ATGATGGTAGAGTTGAACGCTAAAGCACTTGGGGCAGAAATTAAAAGACTGCGGAAAATGAATAAGATTTCTCAGGCACAGCTGGCAGACGGAATCTGCACACAGGCGACAATCAGCGGAATTGAAGCTGGCAGGGGCTATCCAGGGGTGGATATTCTATATATTATTTCTATTCGCCTGAAGGTATCACTAGAATACTTATATAAGATTCTTTTAAATGATGCCGAGGATTATATAAAGGAAACAGAAGAGCTTTTGGAAAACTTAATGAAACAAAAAAATTATCAAGAAGCATTCGAAATATGTCAAAGTGAACGAAAGCAAGGCAGCAGGCAGCTCGGCTATAAATTCGAGCAGCTCATTGCATGGGTACATATCGTTTCTGGCTATTATCTGGAAAAATACGATTATCACACTGCTATCAAGGAGCTCGAAAATCTTCTCGATGATGACCATCCCCTCTTCGGACAAGACTTTATCGATTTCCGCATTCAAAACAGCATTGCGATCATCTTTGCTGAAAACAATCTGTTCCAGAAAAGCTTACGGCAATACAAAAAAATTCTTACCTATAAGGAATTCTTAAAACAACAGCATAAATTCCAAATCAAGCTTCATTATAATATATCGAAATTATTCTTTCTACAGAAAGAATATACGCTGTCATTAGAGCATGCTGATCTCGGTATCGCCCTCGGCAAACAGAAGGAAGACATATCAATGACAGGCCAGCTTTACTTCCAGCGCGGAGAATGCCTTGAAGTATTATCAGGAGATATAATGAAGGCAATCGACTCATACAGAAGGTCCATGTTCATCTTCGAGCTGCTCGGAAACGAACAATATGTGAAGATGGTGAAGGAGCAAAAACGAGAGATATTTGCGCCTGTTTAA
- a CDS encoding AraC family transcriptional regulator, protein MVEIVSIAVPPFPIFIEGNITTYEKGISHPNRSDLEYFDIILVRKGCLCLTEDNKEFIINKNEMFILLPFKHHFSTIPTEEDTEFYWLHFYTNSYYTEESQPRKLESTIPIPALHFHNHSYTLHLQKQCRLVDYDEIYKKIDQLLAATTKENKDLSFWDIQISFFSLINLLESQGMAKDSGYIISEKVAQYIRDHYYQPITSTILAREFNVHENTIAKYMKKFYKVTALEYLNTYRLEQARILLLKTDNPIQTVAEQCGFSFGPYFSSAFKKTYGISPLNYRKKHMGREK, encoded by the coding sequence ATGGTGGAAATCGTTTCAATAGCAGTGCCTCCTTTTCCAATTTTTATCGAAGGCAATATCACTACATATGAGAAAGGAATAAGCCATCCAAATCGAAGCGATTTAGAGTACTTCGATATTATTCTTGTGCGGAAAGGCTGTCTTTGCTTAACAGAGGACAATAAGGAGTTTATTATCAATAAAAATGAAATGTTTATCCTGCTGCCCTTCAAACATCATTTTTCCACAATCCCGACAGAGGAAGACACAGAGTTTTATTGGCTGCATTTCTATACGAACAGCTATTATACAGAGGAGAGTCAACCGCGGAAGCTAGAATCGACAATTCCTATTCCAGCATTGCATTTTCATAATCACAGCTATACACTGCACCTACAAAAGCAGTGCAGACTCGTTGATTATGATGAAATTTATAAAAAAATAGACCAGCTGTTAGCGGCAACGACGAAGGAAAATAAAGATTTATCCTTTTGGGACATCCAGATAAGCTTCTTTTCTCTTATTAATCTTTTAGAATCGCAAGGCATGGCTAAGGACAGCGGCTATATCATTTCTGAAAAGGTTGCCCAATATATAAGAGATCATTATTACCAGCCAATAACAAGCACGATACTAGCGAGAGAATTCAACGTTCATGAAAACACAATCGCTAAGTATATGAAAAAATTCTACAAGGTAACAGCACTAGAATATTTAAACACGTACCGGTTAGAGCAAGCCCGTATTCTATTATTAAAAACAGATAACCCGATTCAAACTGTCGCAGAACAATGCGGCTTCAGCTTTGGCCCTTATTTCTCCAGTGCTTTTAAAAAGACTTATGGCATTTCGCCGTTGAATTATCGGAAGAAGCATATGGGGAGGGAGAAATGA